One stretch of Thermanaerosceptrum fracticalcis DNA includes these proteins:
- a CDS encoding polysaccharide deacetylase family protein, which yields MLPERRFAIGLTLVVFLVLAYLNNSKVILAKANVPARSFAVPVLMYHHFAPPGLNIAYNNVILAPARFERQMKYLKENRYNVIFLRELCEAMEKGKPLPPKTVVITMDDGYESNYVYAFPILKKYNIKATINLIVSFVKEENPTGFNPEKTTFLSWKQVKEMQASGLVDFQSHTFNHHHYLYVDANKKYTAPMLVSKVFSEEDHRLETDKEYEERVFCDLKKAKAILEEKLGKEVFALAYPYGAYNHKVQELAKKAGYKMHLTIKNGLNRYGDSLLEIRRVNVAPGDDMEAFSYKLQHGREK from the coding sequence GTGTTACCAGAAAGAAGGTTTGCCATCGGTTTAACCCTTGTAGTTTTCCTTGTTTTGGCCTATCTTAACAACAGCAAGGTTATCCTGGCCAAGGCCAATGTCCCTGCCAGGAGCTTTGCTGTTCCTGTCCTCATGTACCATCATTTCGCACCTCCTGGCCTCAATATAGCTTATAACAATGTGATCCTGGCTCCTGCCCGTTTTGAACGGCAGATGAAATACCTGAAAGAGAACCGTTACAATGTCATTTTCCTGCGGGAACTTTGTGAAGCTATGGAAAAAGGCAAGCCTCTTCCGCCCAAAACCGTTGTTATTACCATGGATGATGGTTATGAGAGCAATTATGTTTACGCCTTTCCCATACTCAAGAAATATAACATCAAGGCTACGATCAATTTAATCGTTAGTTTTGTCAAAGAAGAAAATCCGACCGGGTTTAACCCGGAGAAAACCACCTTTTTAAGCTGGAAGCAGGTAAAAGAGATGCAGGCCAGTGGTCTGGTGGATTTCCAGTCTCATACCTTTAACCATCATCACTACCTTTATGTGGACGCAAATAAAAAATATACTGCCCCCATGCTGGTCTCGAAGGTTTTCAGTGAGGAAGATCACAGGCTGGAAACGGATAAAGAGTATGAGGAACGGGTTTTCTGTGATTTAAAGAAAGCTAAAGCGATTCTTGAAGAAAAGCTGGGAAAAGAGGTCTTCGCTTTGGCCTATCCTTATGGAGCCTATAATCATAAGGTGCAGGAATTGGCCAAGAAGGCAGGGTATAAGATGCACCTCACCATTAAAAACGGCCTTAACAGGTACGGTGATTCACTACTGGAGATTAGACGCGTGAATGTAGCGCCCGGTGATGATATGGAAGCTTTTAGTTATAAACTGCAGCACGGCAGAGAAAAATAG